One Thermicanus aegyptius DSM 12793 DNA segment encodes these proteins:
- a CDS encoding response regulator transcription factor yields the protein MYDKTILIVDDEPRAREGIKRMLEKWAEGKHYILTASNGIEALEIIEKQKVHILLTDIRMPEISGLQIMEKMKEKGQTPVVIVISAYPEFEYAQKAIGFGVIHYLLKPIGKSQLIEAIEEGIRLAEKKERAGVIEKIVDDKLVHAFDKNSGAREPIREAIQFIDQHLKEEISLKDVAEYVHLNPSYFSVLFKEQVHLTFSEYITRRRMQRAKELLITTNLPISEVAEEAGYKTTKYFIKLFKEIEGITPSVYRRNQQ from the coding sequence GGCATCAAAAGAATGTTGGAAAAATGGGCGGAAGGAAAGCATTATATCTTAACCGCCTCCAATGGCATAGAGGCCCTAGAAATCATAGAAAAACAAAAGGTTCATATTCTATTAACCGATATTCGTATGCCGGAAATTTCGGGATTGCAGATCATGGAAAAAATGAAAGAAAAGGGACAAACACCGGTCGTCATCGTCATTTCGGCTTACCCTGAATTTGAATATGCACAAAAGGCCATCGGGTTTGGAGTAATCCATTATCTGCTTAAACCAATCGGTAAAAGTCAACTGATTGAAGCCATTGAAGAGGGAATCCGACTTGCAGAGAAGAAGGAGAGGGCGGGCGTTATTGAGAAGATTGTCGACGATAAACTGGTCCATGCCTTCGATAAAAACAGCGGTGCCCGCGAACCGATTCGCGAAGCGATTCAGTTTATCGATCAGCATTTAAAAGAAGAAATCTCTTTAAAGGATGTAGCGGAATATGTTCACTTAAATCCCAGCTATTTTAGCGTTCTGTTCAAAGAGCAAGTCCATCTCACATTTAGCGAGTACATCACCAGAAGAAGAATGCAGAGGGCCAAGGAATTGTTGATCACCACAAATCTACCTATCTCGGAAGTGGCTGAGGAGGCCGGCTATAAAACCACCAAATATTTTATTAAACTGTTTAAAGAAATCGAGGGTATAACGCCGAGTGTTTACCGAAGAAACCAACAATAA